A region from the Borreliella burgdorferi B31 genome encodes:
- a CDS encoding structural cement protein Gp24, whose protein sequence is MADFDFTKLCKNFVLGVEHKACVHQTETAIVDVESPIIKPGDPVYSSGSSEMGEVLVKAATATAGVGPIRGFALKKADIALLESENYSPGELIPIRRAGEITVMLDNTFATPKIGDFVFLKGGKLVKDGKGGVQVGRIKDVSLDANSKVVLLDVNIGPEFESNGNRKFA, encoded by the coding sequence ATGGCAGATTTCGATTTTACAAAATTATGTAAAAATTTCGTTTTAGGAGTTGAACACAAAGCATGCGTACATCAAACTGAAACCGCAATAGTTGATGTTGAATCACCCATCATCAAACCGGGAGATCCAGTTTATTCAAGTGGATCAAGTGAAATGGGAGAAGTACTGGTAAAGGCTGCAACTGCAACAGCGGGAGTTGGTCCTATTCGTGGATTTGCCTTAAAAAAGGCAGATATTGCTTTACTAGAAAGTGAAAATTACTCACCGGGCGAACTAATTCCAATAAGACGTGCCGGGGAAATAACCGTTATGTTAGATAACACATTTGCAACTCCTAAAATTGGTGATTTTGTCTTCTTAAAGGGGGGGAAACTTGTAAAAGACGGCAAAGGGGGTGTGCAAGTTGGGAGAATCAAAGATGTTAGTCTTGATGCAAATAGCAAAGTAGTTTTGCTTGATGTTAATATTGGCCCTGAGTTTGAGTCTAATGGTAACAGAAAATTTGCATGA